In Hirundo rustica isolate bHirRus1 chromosome 4, bHirRus1.pri.v3, whole genome shotgun sequence, a genomic segment contains:
- the DYRK4 gene encoding dual specificity tyrosine-phosphorylation-regulated kinase 4, protein MLTEIVDKSSHVDAFSQSQLTVQERDHLGSNRVFHQRVSRGVLSLPHLEGQVKHGLAADAANPAPFESSLPQTANKSLQSVLPSLQENGTQGNFPQFNLPDSLPESDPRVHTKPSELESTSIGVKLPMTASEALKNFRNQLTVYEQKEIFNYTELWFLGLEAKKIEGLPETQNNNCYDDEHGSYLKVLHDHIAYRYEVLEVIGKGSFGQVAKCLDHKTNELVALKIIRNKKRFHSQALVEVKILDALLKKDKDDTHNIIHMKEYFYFRNHFCIAFELLGINLYELIKKNNFQGFSLSLIRHFTRCVLRCLQVLYQERIIHCDLKPENILLYHNGQGSVKVIDFGSSCYEDQRVYTYVQSRFYRSPEVILGHPYAMAVDMWSLGCIIAELYTGYPLFPGENESDQLACIMEVLGLPPADFIQAASRRRTFFDSKGFPKSITNSKGKKRCPDSKDLSTVLNTHDAGFLDFLKGCLMWEPSLRMTPDEAMKHAWIQEPKIFRKSPAPRKMSDGSFSALESRRETIQNLWKNAADKVRSELADRLTPFTGTAESDVQNTRKHAIPEKYLESHMEKPIKYDQAEDSGERALPKTSLFFPPIK, encoded by the exons TCTTCCCATGTGGATGCTTTTTCTCAGTCTCAGCTGACTGTTCAAGAGAGGGATCATCTGGGCTCTAACAGAGTCTTCCATCAG AGAGTCAGTCGTGGTGTCCTTTCCCTCCCACATCTGGAAGGTCAAGTGAAGCATGGTCTGGCTGCAGACGCTGCAAACCCTGCCCCCTTTGAGAGCAGCCTGCCTCAAACAGCAAATAAGAGCTTGCAGAGTGTCCTCCCCTCTCTTCAG GAAAATGGAACTCAAGGCaattttccccagtttaacCTTCCAGACAGTCTTCCTGAGAGTGACCCCAGAGTCCATACAAAACCATCTGAACTGGAGAGCACCAGCATTGGGGTCAAGCTGCCTATGACAGCTTCAG AAGCCTTGAAAAATTTTAGAAACCAGTTAACGGTCTAtgagcaaaaagaaattttcaattatacAGAGCTCTGGTTTCTTGGCCTGGAAGCTAAAAAGATTGAAGGTTTGCCTGAAACCCAGAATAATAATTGTTATGATGATGAGCATGGTTCCTACTTAAAG GTTTTACACGACCACATTGCCTACCGCTACGAAGTCTTGGAGGTCATTGGGAAAGGGTCGTTTGGGCAGGTGGCCAAATGCCTGGATCACAAAACCAATGAGTTAGTGGCATTGAAAATAATAAGGAATAAGAAAAG ATTTCACAGCCAGGCTTTGGTAGAAGTGAAGATCCTTGATGCTCTGCTGAAGAAAGACAAAGATGATACTCACAATATTATCCACATGAAGGAATACTTCTACTTTCGCAATCACTTCTGTATCGCCTTTGAACTGCTGGG AATCAATTTGTATGAGCTGATcaaaaagaacaatttccaaGGCTTCAGCCTGTCTTTGATTCGCCACTTCACTCGGTGTGTGCTGAGGTGCTTACAAGTGCTCTACCAGGAAAGAATCATTCACTGTGATCTGAAGCCT gagaACATACTATTATACCACAATGGCCAAGGTTCAGTCAAAGTTATTGATTTTGGATCAAGCTGCTATGAAGACCAAAGAG TGTACACCTATGTTCAGAGCCGCTTTTATCGCTCCCCTGAGGTGATCCTCGGTCATCCTTACGCTATGGCTGTTGATATGTGGAGCTTAGGCTGTATCATAGCGGAGCTTTACACAGGCTACCCGCTATTCCCAGGGGAAAATGAGTCTGACCAGCTTGCCTGCATCATGGAG GTATTGGGTCTTCCACCAGCTGATTTTATCCAGGCTGCGTCAAGGAGGAGAACATTCTTTG attccaAGGGTTTTCCTAAATCCATAACTaacagcaaggggaaaaagagatGCCCAGACTCCAAGGATCTAAGCACAGTGCTGAACACCCATGATGCTGGTTTCTTGGACTTTTTGAAAGGATGCTTAAT GTGGGAGCCTTCCCTGCGCATGACTCCTGATGAAGCGATGAAACACGCGTGGATCCAGGAGCCAAAAATATTCCGGAAAAGCCCGGCTCCGAGGAAGATGAGTGATGGCTCATTCTCAGCActggaaagcagaagagagaCGATCC AGAATCTCTGGAAAAATGCAGCTGACAAAGTGAGAAGTGAACTGGCTGACAGACTGACTCCCTtcacaggcacagcagaaagTGATGTGCAGAACACAAGGAAGCATGCTATTCCagagaaatatttggaaagCCACATGGAAAAGCCTATTAAATACGATCAAGCAGAAGACAGTGGCGAAAGAGCTCTTCcaaaaacttctctttttttcccaccaattaAGTAA